One window of Clarias gariepinus isolate MV-2021 ecotype Netherlands chromosome 21, CGAR_prim_01v2, whole genome shotgun sequence genomic DNA carries:
- the ptar1 gene encoding protein prenyltransferase alpha subunit repeat-containing protein 1 isoform X2: MAESEEEVDVLVQRVVKDITNAFKRNPGIDEIGLIPCPEARYNRSPIVLVENKLGVESWCVKFLLPYVHNKLLLYRQRKQWLDRDALVDITTTVLLLNPDFTTAWNVRKELLQCGVLNPEKDLYLGKLALTKFPKSPETWIHRRWVLQRLQKELCGTDRRNDYSEHIQRAVHGEMKVCADAAGRYPSNYNAWSHRIWVLQHMAKGNLKILHDELSSTRLWVSMHVSDHSGFHYRQFLLKTLLAELDQAQQTNRGGSLDEPHTDAVPQLCHDEIELCKDLIESYPGHETLWCHRRHVFYLWHHWRNHGQDQSPLSPGHAQSLLNDPSKPGDERKSSQAMDIDCTLEGSKHGGYTQDSKRLKRGPPCPTLTSEHIFISRILSSCRNPEQARFANAYSKWLDSVIGQ; the protein is encoded by the exons ATGGCCGAGTCGGAAGAGGAGGTGGATGTCTTGGTCCAGAGAGTTGTCAAAGATATCACTAACGCGTTTAAAAGAAACCCCGGCAT AGATGAGATCGGACTCATACCATGCCCGGAGGCTAGGTATAACAGAAGCCCTATTGTCCTGGTGGAGAATAAGCTTGGGGTGGAAAGCTGGTGTGTGAAGTTTTTACTGCCCTACGTGCACAATAAGCTGCTGCTCTATCGACAACGCAAGCAGTGGCTGGACCGTGATG CACTGGTTGATATCACAACTACAGTACTGCTACTAAACCCAGACTTTACCACTGCCTGGAATGTCAG AAAAGAACTTCTTCAATGTGGCGTGCTAAATCCAGAGAAGGACCTTTACCTGGGGAAATTAGCACTGACGAAGTTCCCGAAAAGCCCAGAGACATGGATACACAG gcgATGGGTGCTGCAGAGGCTGCAGAAGGAGCTTTGTGGAACTGACAGGAGGAATGACTACAGCGAGCATATACAGAGGGCCGTGCATGGGGAAATGAAGGTGTGTGCGGATGCCGCGGGCCGCTACCCCAGCAACTACAACGCCTGGTCACACCGTATCTGGGTCCTGCAGCACATGGCCAAAGGCAATCTCAAG ATTCTTCATGATGAACTCTCCTCAACAAGGCTTTGGGTGTCCATGCACGTGTCTGACCACAGCGGCTTTCACTACCGCCAGTTCCTGCTGAAGACACTGCTGGCCGAGCTGGATCAGGCCCAGCAGACGAACCGAGGAGGCTCATTAGATGAGCCACACACTGATGCTGTCCCTCAACTCTGCCACGATGAGATCGAGCTCTGCAAGGACCTCATCGAGTCGTACCCAGGTCACGAGACCCTTTGGTGCCACAG ACGGCATGTTTTCTATCTGTGGCACCACTGGCGGAATCACGGTCAAGATCAGAGTCCTCTATCTCCAGGCCACGCCCAAAGTCTTCTTAATGATCCTTCAAAGCCTGGTGATGAACGCAAAAGCTCCCAGGCCATGGACATTGACTGTACACTGGAGGGCAGTAAGCACGGAGGCTATACCCAGGACAGTAAACGGTTGAAGCGAGGCCCACCCTGTCCCACTCTGACTTCTGAACACATCTTCATCTCGCgtatcctgagcagctgcaggAACCCCGAACAGGCTCGTTTCGCCAATGCGTACAGTAAGTGGCTGGACTCAGTCATAGGTCAGTAG
- the ptar1 gene encoding protein prenyltransferase alpha subunit repeat-containing protein 1 isoform X1: MAESEEEVDVLVQRVVKDITNAFKRNPGIDEIGLIPCPEARYNRSPIVLVENKLGVESWCVKFLLPYVHNKLLLYRQRKQWLDRDALVDITTTVLLLNPDFTTAWNVRRWVLQRLQKELCGTDRRNDYSEHIQRAVHGEMKVCADAAGRYPSNYNAWSHRIWVLQHMAKGNLKILHDELSSTRLWVSMHVSDHSGFHYRQFLLKTLLAELDQAQQTNRGGSLDEPHTDAVPQLCHDEIELCKDLIESYPGHETLWCHRRHVFYLWHHWRNHGQDQSPLSPGHAQSLLNDPSKPGDERKSSQAMDIDCTLEGSKHGGYTQDSKRLKRGPPCPTLTSEHIFISRILSSCRNPEQARFANAYSKWLDSVIGQ, from the exons ATGGCCGAGTCGGAAGAGGAGGTGGATGTCTTGGTCCAGAGAGTTGTCAAAGATATCACTAACGCGTTTAAAAGAAACCCCGGCAT AGATGAGATCGGACTCATACCATGCCCGGAGGCTAGGTATAACAGAAGCCCTATTGTCCTGGTGGAGAATAAGCTTGGGGTGGAAAGCTGGTGTGTGAAGTTTTTACTGCCCTACGTGCACAATAAGCTGCTGCTCTATCGACAACGCAAGCAGTGGCTGGACCGTGATG CACTGGTTGATATCACAACTACAGTACTGCTACTAAACCCAGACTTTACCACTGCCTGGAATGTCAG gcgATGGGTGCTGCAGAGGCTGCAGAAGGAGCTTTGTGGAACTGACAGGAGGAATGACTACAGCGAGCATATACAGAGGGCCGTGCATGGGGAAATGAAGGTGTGTGCGGATGCCGCGGGCCGCTACCCCAGCAACTACAACGCCTGGTCACACCGTATCTGGGTCCTGCAGCACATGGCCAAAGGCAATCTCAAG ATTCTTCATGATGAACTCTCCTCAACAAGGCTTTGGGTGTCCATGCACGTGTCTGACCACAGCGGCTTTCACTACCGCCAGTTCCTGCTGAAGACACTGCTGGCCGAGCTGGATCAGGCCCAGCAGACGAACCGAGGAGGCTCATTAGATGAGCCACACACTGATGCTGTCCCTCAACTCTGCCACGATGAGATCGAGCTCTGCAAGGACCTCATCGAGTCGTACCCAGGTCACGAGACCCTTTGGTGCCACAG ACGGCATGTTTTCTATCTGTGGCACCACTGGCGGAATCACGGTCAAGATCAGAGTCCTCTATCTCCAGGCCACGCCCAAAGTCTTCTTAATGATCCTTCAAAGCCTGGTGATGAACGCAAAAGCTCCCAGGCCATGGACATTGACTGTACACTGGAGGGCAGTAAGCACGGAGGCTATACCCAGGACAGTAAACGGTTGAAGCGAGGCCCACCCTGTCCCACTCTGACTTCTGAACACATCTTCATCTCGCgtatcctgagcagctgcaggAACCCCGAACAGGCTCGTTTCGCCAATGCGTACAGTAAGTGGCTGGACTCAGTCATAGGTCAGTAG